One region of Eulemur rufifrons isolate Redbay chromosome 1, OSU_ERuf_1, whole genome shotgun sequence genomic DNA includes:
- the TMEM237 gene encoding transmembrane protein 237 has product MRTDSGPRLEEGPLRPPRTLPPVPRQDDIPLNRPKKKKPRTKNTLASASLEGLAQTAVLRPSEGSEPPTEELKEHLEAPVQRRQKKTRLPLELETSFTQKKTSSPSLLRNENGIDVEPGEEAVIQKPRRKTKKTKPAELQYANELGIEDEDIITDEQTTPEQQSIFTAPTGTSHPVGKVFVEKSRRFQAADRSELIKTTENIDVSMDMKPSWTTRDVALSVHRAFRMIGLFSHGFLAGCAVWNIVVIYVLAGDQLSNLSNLLQQYKTLAYPFQSLLYLLLSLSTISAFDRIDFAKTSVAIRNFFALDPTALASFLYFTALILSLSQQMTSDRIHLYTPSSVNGSLWAAGIEEQILQPWIVVNLVVALLVGLSWLFLSYRPGMDLSEELMFSSDVEEYPDKDKAIKASS; this is encoded by the exons ATGAGGACCGACTCGGGCCCTCGGCTGGAGGAGGGACCCTTG CGTCCTCCACGAACCCTTCCACCTGTACCAAg acagg atgacatTCCACTTAATCGTCCTAAGAAAAAGAAGCCCAGGACAAAAAACACACTAG CTAGTGCTTCTTTGGAAGGCCTTGCTCAGACTGCTGTTCTTAGGCCATCTGAAGGTAGTGAGCCCCCAACTGAAGAACTCAAAGAGCATCTAGAGGCTCCTGTTCAAAGGAGACAGAAGAAGACAAGGCTACCTCTTG aattggAGACTTCTTTCACCCAAAAGAAGACGTCTAGTCCATCTTTATTACGAAATGAAAATGGTATTGATGTGGAGCCAGGTGAGGAGGCAGTTATTCAAAAACCTCGAAGAAAGACAAA GAAAACTAAGCCAGCAGAATTACAGTATGCCAATGAGCTAGGAATAGAAGATGAAGACATAATTACTGATGAGCAAACTACTCCAGAACAACAGTCTATATTCACTGCACCCACCGGCACCAGCCATCCTGTAGGCAAAGTATTTGTGGAAAAAAGCC GGCGATTCCAAGCTGCTGATCGTTCAGAGTTGATAAAGACCACAGAAAACATAGATGTGTCAATGGACATGAAGCCTTCCTGGACCACCAGAGACGTGGCACTTTCAGTGCACCGGGCCTTCAG GATGATTGGTCTCTTTTCTCATGGATTCTTGGCTGGCTGTGCTGTGTGGAATATTGTTGTGATATATGTTTTAGCAGGAGATCAGCTATCTAACCTCTCAAACCTTCTACAACAATACAAGACCCTAGCGTATCCATTCCAGAGTCTTCTCTACTTGCTTTTGTCTCTAAGTACAATTTCAGCTTTTGACAG gaTTGACTTTGCTAAAACATCAGTAGCAATCCGAAATTTTTTTGCCCTGGATCCAACAGCTTTAGCATCTTTCT tGTACTTTACTGCTCTTATACTATCTCTGAGTCAACAAATGACAAGTGACAGAATCCACCTTTACACACCTTCTTCTGTTAATGGTAGCCTCTG GGCAGCAGGAATTGAGGAACAGATTCTTCAGCCATGGATTGTGGTGAATCTGGTCGTGGCTCTTCTGGTTGGATTGTCTTGGCTTTTTTTGTCTTATAGACCAGGCATGGATCTTAGTGAag AGTTAATGTTCTCTTCTGATGTGGAAGAATATCCTGATAAAGATAAAGCAATCAAAGCCTCTTCATAA